CAGACTCGGGCGACCCGCCATGCCGGTACTGCTGCACCCCGACGCGTGGCGGCGGCGCCGGATCGCCGGTCCTGGCGGCGTGCTGGACCTTCCGACACCCAACCGCGGCGCCATCGAAAAGGCCGGCTTCACGGTGATCGAGGACCGGCGCCCGTCCTTGCTGCTCGACGACTTCCTCCTGATCACCGGAGAAGTCGAACGCAGTACTGACTTCGAGACGGGCATGCCGGGCCACCAGGCGTGCCTCGACGGGGAATGGGGCCCGGACGAGCTCATCGAGGACGACCAGGCCCTCGTACTCAACATACGGGGCAAGGGGCTGGTGATCCTGACCGGATGCGGACACGCGGGGATCGTCAACCTCGTCCGGCACGCCCGGAAAGTGACGGGAATTCAGCGGTTGTACGGGGTGCTGGGCGGCCTGCATCTGCGGTTCGGACCGGTCGTCGATCGGACGATCGACGAGTTGGCTGCCGAGGGGCCCGCAGTGGTGGTGCCCGCGCACTGCACCAGCTGGGCGGCACAGCAGGCACTGGCGACCCGGCTGCCCGACGCCTTCCTGCCGAACTCGGTCGGCAGCACCTTCCTGCTGGGCGAAGAGGTATGACCCTGCCTCGGCGTCCTTCGCCCCTCGCCCGTGCAAGACCATCCGTCCTTGCCGCCGATGTGCCCGCCCCCCAGGACGGCTTCC
This sequence is a window from Streptomyces sp. NBC_01775. Protein-coding genes within it:
- a CDS encoding MBL fold metallo-hydrolase → MHVELRPVDGARVTTLIDNSSDALLPDGHLVRRWGLAGAGAGAPLPVAPAGLTTAGTTIDVLRAEHGFSAMVEISTGGRNRRILFDAGATTDGLIGNLDRLGVHPDTFETIVLSHGHFDHVTGLHGLVRRLGRPAMPVLLHPDAWRRRRIAGPGGVLDLPTPNRGAIEKAGFTVIEDRRPSLLLDDFLLITGEVERSTDFETGMPGHQACLDGEWGPDELIEDDQALVLNIRGKGLVILTGCGHAGIVNLVRHARKVTGIQRLYGVLGGLHLRFGPVVDRTIDELAAEGPAVVVPAHCTSWAAQQALATRLPDAFLPNSVGSTFLLGEEV